The nucleotide sequence CTCCTGGTCCGGCTGCACGAACGGGTGGAGGAATTGAGGGCGGGACGCCTGGCGGCGGTGCTGGCCGCGTACGTGGCACGGGCGGGCGGGCTCGGCGGAGAGGTGACGCTGGTGCAGGGCGCGCGGCGGACCGAGGGGCGGCTGATGGCGATCCGCGCCGACGGCGGCATCGAGCTGGTGCTGGCGGACGGCCAGCTGCTGGTGGCGCACAGCGGCCGGCTCTCGTTGGACCGTGTCAGACGTGAAAGGTAGAGCGGCATGCTGGGCAAGCTCACCGACGTCCCGGGCATCCGGGTGGGTCACGCCGACGATCAGGAAGCGCTGACCGGCTGCACCGTCGTCCTCGCCGACCGGCCGGCGGTGGCGGGGGTGGACGTGCGCGGCTCGGCGCCGGGGACCCGGGAGACCGACCTGCTCCGCCCGGGCCGGCTGGTCCAGCGGGTCGACGCCGTGCTGCTCACAGGCGGGAGCGCCTTCGGTTTGGCGGCGGCCGATGGCGTCATGCGCTGGCTGGAGGAGCACGGGCGAGGCTACCAGGCGGGCGAGGTGCGGGTTCCCATCGTGCCTGCGGCCGTCATCTACGATCTCGACCTGGGGCGGGCTGACCGGCGGCCGGATGCCGAGATGGGGTATCTGGCCGCGTCGCGGGCCACGCTCGACTTCGCGGAGGGGAACGTGGGCGCCGGCTGCGGCGCCACGGTGGGGAAGGCGCTGGGCATCGCCCGGGCGACCAAGTCGGGTCTCGGCTCGGCCGCGCTCCGGCTGGACAGCGGCGTGACGGTGGGTGCCTTGGCCGTCGTCAACGCCTTCGGAGAGATCCGCGATCCGGAGACGGGGGCGCGGGTG is from Bacillota bacterium and encodes:
- a CDS encoding P1 family peptidase, encoding MLGKLTDVPGIRVGHADDQEALTGCTVVLADRPAVAGVDVRGSAPGTRETDLLRPGRLVQRVDAVLLTGGSAFGLAAADGVMRWLEEHGRGYQAGEVRVPIVPAAVIYDLDLGRADRRPDAEMGYLAASRATLDFAEGNVGAGCGATVGKALGIARATKSGLGSAALRLDSGVTVGALAVVNAFGEIRDPETGARVAGPTNPLTGEPVDTLELLRSARELGNLGLGHTTLVVVATDARLTKEEANKVAEMAHDGLARAIVPVHTLFDGDTVFALSTGDRAAAVSVVGALAARATELAILRAVRTARPAGGLRAAEPAEG